One genomic segment of Gossypium arboreum isolate Shixiya-1 chromosome 3, ASM2569848v2, whole genome shotgun sequence includes these proteins:
- the LOC108474404 gene encoding uncharacterized protein At4g28440-like: protein MAESKSLRKPVFTKVDQLRPGTIGHTLTVKVVNTKMVLQKGRADGPQVRQMRIAECLVGDETGMIIFTARNEQVDLMKEGTTITLRNAKIDMFKGSMRLAVDKWGRVEVAEPANFNVKEDNNLSLIEYELVNVVEE from the exons ATGGCGGAATCAAAGTCATTGAGGAAACCTGTTTTTACCAAGGTGGACCAACTCCGCCCTGGCACTATTGGTCACACTCTTACTGTCAAGGTTGTCAATACAAAGATGGTATTGCAAAAGGGTCGGGCTGATGGTCCTCAGGTGCGTCAAATGCGAATTGCTGAATGCTTGGTAGGAGATGAAACTGGAATGATTATCTTTACTGCTAGAAATGAACAAG TGGACTTAATGAAAGAGGGTACTACCATAACTCTTCGCAATGCGAAAATTGACATGTTTAAAGGATCAATGAGGCTTGCTGTGGACAAGTGGGGTCGTGTTGAGGTTGCTGAACCTGCTAATTTCAATGTGAAGGAAGACAACAATCTGTCACTGATCGAGTATGAACTGGTTAATGTCGTTGAAGAGTAA